In Arthrobacter sp. SLBN-112, a genomic segment contains:
- the proC gene encoding pyrroline-5-carboxylate reductase → MSNRIAFLGCGSMNEAILGGLLEAGTDPGDVVATVRRAERASELAERYPGITAIAGEEEPDNNKQATKGSAVVILGVKPVGIADLAREISPALSPDAVVVSVAAAVSIAQLEAALPDGQPVIRTMPNTPAKLGRGVVSVSPGTHCTPEQLGKVKDILQGAGTIVEVPEEQVDALSAISGSGPAYAFYLAEAMASAGEELGLDRELSLLLARETVAGAGFMLAEPGADPSALRKAVTSPNGTTERAIATFDEQGIPAIIAAGAKAAADRAAEITKQLG, encoded by the coding sequence ATGAGCAACCGAATCGCATTCCTTGGCTGTGGATCCATGAACGAAGCCATTCTTGGCGGCCTGCTGGAGGCCGGGACGGACCCGGGGGATGTGGTGGCCACTGTCCGCCGCGCAGAGCGCGCCTCGGAACTGGCGGAACGGTACCCCGGCATCACTGCGATCGCCGGCGAGGAAGAACCGGACAACAACAAACAGGCCACCAAGGGATCCGCCGTCGTGATCCTCGGCGTCAAACCGGTGGGAATTGCGGACCTGGCACGGGAAATCAGCCCTGCCCTTTCGCCGGACGCGGTGGTGGTCAGCGTGGCCGCGGCAGTGTCCATAGCCCAGCTGGAAGCCGCGCTTCCCGACGGCCAGCCGGTCATCCGGACCATGCCCAACACCCCGGCAAAGCTGGGCCGCGGCGTCGTGTCCGTCTCGCCGGGCACCCACTGCACGCCTGAACAGCTCGGAAAGGTCAAGGACATCCTCCAAGGCGCCGGGACGATTGTTGAAGTGCCCGAGGAGCAGGTGGATGCGCTGTCAGCCATCAGCGGGTCGGGCCCGGCCTACGCTTTCTACCTGGCCGAGGCCATGGCGTCGGCGGGGGAGGAGTTGGGCCTGGACCGCGAACTGTCCTTGCTCCTGGCACGCGAAACGGTGGCCGGTGCAGGCTTCATGCTCGCTGAGCCCGGGGCGGACCCTTCCGCGCTGCGCAAGGCCGTCACCAGCCCCAACGGCACCACGGAGCGGGCCATTGCCACGTTCGACGAACAAGGCATCCCGGCCATCATCGCCGCCGGCGCCAAGGCAGCAGCGGACCGGGCAGCGGAAATCACCAAGCAACTCGGGTAA
- a CDS encoding TrkA family potassium uptake protein: MLVIGLGRFGSSTAEQLVKQGREVLAIERDRNLVQKWAPLLTHVVEADATNIDALRQLGAQEFSSAVVGVGTSIESSVLITVNLVDLGIEHLWVKAITPSHGKILTRIGANHVIYPEADAGVRAAHLVSGRMLDFIEFDDDFAIVKMYPPRETVGFTLDESKVRSKYGVTIVGVKSPGEDFTYARPETKVSSRDMLIVSGHVDLLERFAARP, encoded by the coding sequence GTGCTGGTGATCGGGCTGGGCCGCTTCGGATCATCCACCGCTGAGCAGCTGGTCAAACAGGGCCGGGAAGTGCTCGCGATCGAACGGGACCGGAACCTGGTGCAGAAATGGGCCCCGCTGCTGACCCACGTGGTGGAGGCTGACGCTACCAACATTGATGCCCTGCGCCAGCTCGGCGCGCAGGAATTCAGTTCAGCGGTGGTGGGGGTTGGTACGTCCATCGAGTCCTCCGTGCTGATCACCGTCAACCTGGTGGACCTGGGAATCGAACACCTCTGGGTCAAGGCCATCACACCATCGCATGGCAAGATCCTGACGCGGATCGGGGCCAACCACGTGATCTACCCTGAGGCAGACGCAGGCGTCCGCGCCGCCCACCTGGTGTCAGGGCGGATGCTGGACTTCATCGAGTTCGACGACGACTTCGCCATCGTCAAGATGTACCCGCCGCGCGAAACCGTGGGGTTCACCCTGGACGAGTCGAAGGTGCGCTCCAAGTACGGTGTGACCATTGTGGGCGTGAAGTCCCCGGGCGAGGACTTCACCTACGCCCGGCCCGAGACCAAGGTGTCCTCGCGGGACATGCTCATTGTCTCCGGGCACGTTGACCTGCTGGAACGGTTCGCCGCCCGGCCGTAA
- a CDS encoding potassium transporter TrkG: protein MTQSQSRPQTPASWHPPAQEREGLWIFTRLRDFIDDIANTSPARLALTAFASVCVVFTFLLSLPVSSADGIATPIHEALFTAVSAVCVTGLTVVSTAAHWSFFGQLVILVGIFIGGLGTLTLASLLALMVSKRLGVRGKIIAAESMNNAGRLGEVGTLLRIVITTSVVIEGALALALVPRFLTLGEPFWQSVWHGIFYAISSFNNAGFTPHSDGIVPYETDLWILIPLMVGVFLGSLGFPVVMVLQQNGLNWKKWNLHTKLTIQVSLILLVAGAFLWALMEWDNVRTIGTMDVGDKITHALFASVMTRSGGFNLVDQNQMDSTTMLLSDALMFAGGGSASTAGGIKVTTIAVMFLAIVAEARGDADVKVYGRTIPQGSMRVAISVIVAGATLVSVSAFLLLAISGQSLDRVLFETISAFATVGLSTNLSAEMPPAGVYVLAALMFAGRVGTVTLAAALALRQRSQLYHYPEERPIIG, encoded by the coding sequence ATGACGCAGAGCCAGTCGAGGCCCCAGACCCCGGCCAGCTGGCACCCCCCAGCGCAGGAACGGGAGGGCCTCTGGATCTTCACGCGTCTCCGCGACTTCATCGACGACATCGCCAACACCTCCCCCGCCAGGCTTGCCCTGACTGCGTTCGCCTCCGTCTGCGTAGTGTTTACGTTCCTGCTGTCCCTGCCGGTCTCGTCGGCCGACGGAATCGCAACCCCCATCCACGAGGCCCTGTTCACCGCCGTCTCGGCCGTCTGCGTCACGGGACTTACGGTGGTGTCCACAGCGGCGCACTGGTCCTTCTTCGGCCAGCTGGTGATCCTGGTGGGCATCTTTATCGGCGGCTTGGGCACGTTGACGCTGGCCTCGCTGCTGGCACTGATGGTGAGCAAGCGGCTGGGTGTGCGCGGGAAGATCATTGCGGCTGAGTCCATGAACAACGCGGGCCGCCTCGGTGAGGTGGGCACGCTGCTCCGGATCGTCATCACCACGTCCGTCGTCATCGAGGGCGCCCTGGCCCTGGCCCTCGTCCCGCGGTTCCTGACCCTGGGCGAGCCCTTCTGGCAATCCGTGTGGCACGGCATCTTCTATGCCATCTCGTCGTTCAACAACGCCGGTTTCACACCGCACTCGGACGGCATCGTGCCCTACGAGACGGATCTGTGGATCCTTATCCCCCTGATGGTGGGGGTGTTCCTGGGAAGCCTGGGCTTCCCCGTGGTGATGGTCCTGCAGCAGAACGGCTTGAACTGGAAAAAGTGGAACCTGCACACCAAGCTGACCATCCAGGTGTCGCTGATCCTCCTGGTGGCCGGGGCGTTCCTCTGGGCGCTGATGGAGTGGGACAACGTCCGGACCATCGGCACCATGGATGTGGGCGACAAGATCACCCACGCGCTGTTCGCCTCCGTCATGACGCGGTCCGGCGGGTTCAACCTGGTGGACCAGAACCAGATGGATTCCACCACGATGCTGCTGAGCGACGCCCTGATGTTCGCCGGTGGCGGCTCTGCGTCCACGGCCGGCGGCATCAAGGTCACCACCATCGCTGTCATGTTCCTGGCCATCGTCGCCGAGGCCCGCGGTGACGCGGACGTCAAGGTCTACGGCAGGACTATCCCGCAAGGAAGCATGCGGGTGGCTATTTCGGTGATCGTCGCCGGCGCCACCCTGGTGTCCGTGTCAGCTTTCCTGCTCCTGGCGATCAGCGGCCAGTCACTGGACCGGGTGCTGTTCGAAACCATTTCCGCGTTCGCCACGGTGGGCCTGAGCACCAACCTCAGCGCCGAGATGCCCCCTGCCGGCGTCTACGTCCTCGCGGCCCTGATGTTCGCGGGCCGCGTGGGGACCGTTACCCTCGCAGCCGCCCTGGCCCTGCGCCAGCGCAGCCAGTTGTACCACTACCCCGAAGAGAGGCCCATCATTGGCTAG
- a CDS encoding acetoin utilization protein AcuC, with amino-acid sequence MTYLPGLSQPAPPTMVAWSPDMTAYNFGPGHPMAPERMDLTARLARSLGLFDLDHVDVQAPELASDAELEAVHSADYVAAVRRVSADPTRPEESRGLGTEDDPAFAGMHDAAARLAGGSLMAAQGVLEGWAVHAVNFGGGMHHASRDRASGFCIYNDAALAVQRLLDGGVGKVAYIDVDAHHGDGTQNIFWDDPRVLTLSLHETGLTLFPGTGFANEIGGPAAEGTAVNVALPAGTGDAGWLRAFYAIVPQLTGAFEPEVIVSQHGCDSHRSDPLTHLNLSVDGQREAANAVANLAERYCGGRWIATGGGGYNVLDVVPRAWSHLVAIAAGRPVPLRTAVPADWRQYVAEKFGTVAPTLMGDDVELWWRSWEVGFDPNDAVDRTVMATRKAVFPLHGLDPWFD; translated from the coding sequence ATGACATATCTGCCCGGTCTTAGCCAGCCCGCGCCGCCGACGATGGTGGCGTGGAGTCCTGACATGACTGCCTACAATTTTGGTCCCGGCCACCCCATGGCGCCGGAACGGATGGACCTGACGGCCCGCCTGGCACGCAGCCTGGGGCTGTTCGACCTGGACCATGTGGACGTGCAGGCGCCGGAGCTGGCATCCGACGCAGAGCTGGAAGCGGTGCATTCGGCGGATTACGTCGCGGCGGTACGGAGGGTCAGTGCGGACCCCACCCGCCCGGAGGAATCCCGTGGCCTGGGAACCGAGGATGACCCCGCTTTCGCCGGAATGCATGACGCCGCGGCCCGGCTGGCCGGCGGATCCCTCATGGCAGCCCAGGGCGTGCTCGAGGGTTGGGCTGTGCACGCGGTCAACTTCGGCGGCGGCATGCACCACGCCTCCCGGGACCGCGCCAGCGGCTTCTGCATCTACAACGACGCCGCCCTCGCCGTACAGCGGCTCCTCGACGGCGGCGTCGGAAAAGTGGCCTACATCGACGTCGACGCCCACCACGGCGACGGCACGCAGAACATCTTCTGGGACGACCCCCGGGTCCTGACGCTCTCGCTGCACGAAACGGGACTGACCCTCTTCCCCGGAACCGGGTTCGCCAACGAGATTGGCGGCCCCGCTGCTGAGGGGACAGCCGTCAATGTTGCGCTGCCCGCCGGCACCGGGGACGCCGGCTGGCTGCGCGCCTTCTACGCCATCGTGCCGCAGCTGACAGGCGCATTCGAACCGGAGGTGATCGTGAGCCAGCACGGCTGCGATTCGCACCGCAGCGACCCCCTTACGCACCTTAACCTCAGTGTCGACGGGCAGCGCGAGGCCGCGAACGCCGTCGCGAACCTCGCCGAACGGTATTGCGGGGGCCGATGGATCGCCACGGGGGGCGGCGGCTACAACGTCCTGGACGTGGTGCCGCGTGCCTGGAGCCACTTGGTGGCCATCGCCGCCGGCAGGCCCGTGCCACTGCGCACCGCCGTGCCCGCGGACTGGCGGCAGTATGTGGCAGAGAAATTCGGGACTGTCGCACCCACGCTGATGGGGGACGACGTGGAGTTGTGGTGGCGCTCCTGGGAAGTGGGCTTCGACCCCAACGACGCCGTGGACCGCACCGTGATGGCCACCCGCAAGGCGGTATTCCCGCTGCACGGCCTGGACCCCTGGTTCGACTAG
- a CDS encoding alpha-hydroxy acid oxidase has product MTHIIQPGNPEATPAPDATDIPAAPAPAKAPASSALPPALKRRVPKYSDLAPLMQFKKPEFSKDARLKRANTIWELRDIAKRRTPQAPFDYTDGAAEEEITLRRARQAFLDIEFRPGILRNVSAIDLSTEILGKPSRLPLGIAPTGFTRMMQSEGEYAGSRAAEAAGIPYTLSTMGTASIEDVAAAAPNGRNWFQLYLWTDRERSLELIERAAKAGNDTLMVTVDTAVAGARLRDVRNGMTIPPALTLKTVVDASYRPAWWFNFLTHEPLTFASLSRYTGTVADLINSMFDPTLTFEDLDWLRETWKGNLVVKGIQTVEDARRVADHGADGVVLSNHGGRQLDRAPIPFHLLPAVRQAFTKDNTDAAIMLDTGIMSGADIVAALALGADFTLIGRAYLYGLMAGGRAGVDRALQILEKDMARTMALLGVSSVSGLTPDHVRLLGTN; this is encoded by the coding sequence ATGACCCACATCATCCAGCCCGGCAACCCGGAGGCCACCCCGGCCCCGGACGCGACCGACATTCCCGCAGCGCCGGCACCCGCCAAGGCTCCGGCGTCGTCCGCGCTGCCCCCTGCCTTGAAGCGCCGCGTGCCCAAGTACTCAGACCTCGCTCCGCTGATGCAGTTCAAGAAGCCGGAGTTCAGCAAGGACGCGCGGCTCAAACGGGCCAACACCATCTGGGAACTCCGGGACATCGCCAAGCGACGCACCCCGCAGGCACCCTTCGACTACACGGACGGCGCCGCCGAGGAGGAAATCACTCTCCGCCGCGCCCGCCAGGCCTTCCTGGACATCGAGTTCCGCCCCGGGATCCTGCGGAACGTGTCCGCCATCGACCTCAGTACCGAGATCCTCGGCAAACCGTCCCGGCTTCCCCTGGGCATCGCCCCCACCGGCTTCACCCGGATGATGCAGTCCGAGGGCGAATATGCCGGGTCCCGGGCAGCCGAGGCCGCAGGCATCCCCTACACACTCTCCACCATGGGCACCGCGTCCATCGAGGACGTGGCCGCCGCCGCTCCCAACGGCCGGAACTGGTTCCAGCTGTACCTGTGGACGGACCGCGAACGTTCGCTGGAACTGATCGAGCGCGCCGCCAAGGCCGGCAATGACACCCTCATGGTCACCGTGGACACGGCGGTGGCCGGCGCCCGCCTCCGCGACGTCCGCAACGGCATGACCATCCCGCCGGCACTGACCTTGAAGACCGTCGTGGACGCCTCCTACCGGCCGGCCTGGTGGTTCAACTTCCTCACCCACGAACCTCTGACCTTCGCCTCGCTCTCCCGCTACACCGGTACCGTGGCGGACCTGATCAACTCCATGTTCGATCCCACGCTCACCTTCGAGGACCTGGACTGGCTCCGCGAAACCTGGAAGGGCAACCTGGTGGTCAAGGGCATCCAGACTGTGGAGGATGCCCGCCGGGTAGCGGACCACGGCGCGGACGGCGTGGTCCTGTCCAACCACGGCGGCCGCCAGCTGGACCGGGCACCCATTCCCTTCCACCTGCTCCCCGCGGTCAGGCAGGCATTTACCAAGGACAACACGGACGCGGCCATCATGCTGGATACCGGCATCATGAGCGGCGCGGACATCGTGGCGGCGCTGGCCCTCGGCGCGGACTTCACCCTGATTGGCCGCGCATACCTCTACGGCCTGATGGCCGGCGGCCGCGCCGGTGTGGACCGCGCCCTGCAGATCCTGGAAAAGGACATGGCACGGACCATGGCACTCCTGGGCGTCAGCTCCGTTTCAGGGCTCACGCCGGACCACGTGCGGCTGCTGGGCACGAACTGA
- a CDS encoding FCD domain-containing protein: protein MRTHQLVLAWIEDQLSAGRLAVGGRLPAERTLAEQLKVSRTSVREAIRILEAMGVVRAGVGSGPESGTVVISDPTSALGSALRLHVATQHLPVADIVETRILLESWAAGRARRDAPELDEAAALLAGMDDADGLSVSDFLALDVRFHLALANAAGNAVVSAMMGSLREAIQRYAAELTSNLPDWNATACRLRDEHHAILAAVRKGDGGRAAELVAAHIQGYYKEAGLGAGRRDG, encoded by the coding sequence ATGCGTACCCATCAGTTGGTCCTTGCGTGGATCGAGGACCAACTCTCTGCCGGCCGGCTGGCCGTAGGCGGCAGGCTGCCGGCCGAACGCACCCTGGCCGAACAGCTCAAGGTGTCCCGGACGTCAGTGCGGGAGGCCATTCGGATCCTCGAGGCGATGGGGGTGGTCCGTGCAGGTGTCGGGTCCGGCCCCGAATCCGGGACGGTGGTCATCTCGGACCCCACCTCGGCGCTGGGCTCGGCCCTCCGCCTGCACGTTGCCACCCAGCACCTGCCCGTGGCGGACATCGTGGAAACCCGCATCCTGCTGGAGTCCTGGGCTGCGGGCAGGGCGCGCCGGGACGCCCCGGAACTCGACGAGGCCGCTGCCCTGCTGGCCGGTATGGACGACGCGGACGGCCTTTCGGTCAGCGACTTCCTGGCCCTTGATGTGCGCTTCCATCTCGCGCTGGCCAACGCGGCCGGCAATGCGGTGGTCAGCGCCATGATGGGCTCCCTCCGGGAAGCAATCCAAAGGTACGCTGCCGAACTGACCTCGAACCTGCCCGACTGGAACGCCACGGCATGCCGTTTGCGCGACGAGCACCACGCCATCCTTGCGGCCGTCAGGAAGGGCGACGGCGGCCGGGCGGCGGAACTGGTGGCCGCCCATATTCAGGGGTACTACAAAGAAGCAGGCCTGGGCGCGGGGCGCCGGGACGGCTAG
- a CDS encoding LacI family DNA-binding transcriptional regulator codes for MARKSASGRIGIADVAVKAGVSHATVSRVMNGNFTVDPDIAARVRAAAAELKYQPNPVGRSLALGKTDTIGIVVPDLANPTFQAILRGLSRAAAEDGYRVLIADSFEVSSEESILAGEARRRCDGLVLCAPRMSDAELTDIAPSLHPLVLINRTTAAPDVPSLVVDYGQGVQDIAGHLVELGHTRLAFLAGPPRSASNGMRLKGLEAFKAAHPQVEVTMLEGGSDFDTGHEAVDAVLASGATGILAFNDLVAMGLMSGLHERGLEVPGDISVTGFDDIPFAKYTTPALTTAAVPITELGEQAWHQLRALIRKEGNEVPGSRFQPRLEVRASSGPAKAPRSAVHG; via the coding sequence ATGGCCAGGAAATCGGCAAGCGGCCGGATCGGCATCGCGGATGTCGCCGTGAAGGCAGGAGTCTCACACGCCACGGTTTCGCGTGTGATGAACGGGAACTTCACCGTGGACCCGGACATCGCCGCGAGGGTCCGCGCAGCCGCCGCCGAACTGAAGTACCAGCCCAACCCGGTGGGTCGCAGCCTGGCGCTGGGAAAGACCGACACCATCGGCATCGTGGTGCCGGACCTGGCCAACCCCACGTTCCAGGCGATCCTTCGCGGCCTGAGCCGGGCGGCGGCGGAGGATGGGTACCGGGTACTGATCGCGGACTCGTTCGAGGTTTCCAGCGAGGAATCCATCCTGGCCGGCGAAGCGCGCCGGCGCTGCGACGGACTGGTTCTCTGTGCCCCGCGCATGTCCGATGCCGAACTGACGGACATCGCACCGTCGCTGCACCCGCTGGTACTGATCAACCGCACCACCGCCGCACCGGACGTCCCCAGCCTGGTGGTGGACTACGGCCAGGGGGTCCAGGACATCGCCGGGCATCTGGTGGAGCTGGGGCACACCCGCCTGGCCTTCCTGGCCGGCCCCCCGCGGAGCGCCTCGAACGGCATGCGGCTCAAGGGCCTGGAGGCCTTCAAGGCCGCCCACCCGCAAGTGGAGGTGACCATGCTCGAGGGCGGCTCGGACTTCGACACCGGGCATGAAGCCGTGGATGCGGTCCTGGCGAGCGGCGCCACCGGCATCCTCGCCTTCAACGACCTCGTAGCCATGGGACTGATGAGCGGCCTGCACGAACGGGGCCTGGAAGTGCCGGGGGACATCTCCGTCACCGGTTTCGACGACATCCCGTTCGCCAAGTACACGACGCCGGCACTCACCACCGCGGCCGTCCCCATCACCGAACTGGGCGAGCAGGCGTGGCACCAGCTCCGGGCATTGATCCGCAAGGAAGGGAATGAAGTGCCCGGCAGCCGCTTCCAGCCCCGGTTGGAAGTCCGGGCCAGCAGCGGCCCGGCCAAGGCGCCACGGAGCGCCGTCCACGGCTAG
- a CDS encoding Gfo/Idh/MocA family oxidoreductase, translated as MVNTAETTSAATAPHTAAGSATHDGRKARLALVGTGGRSEMYIRAVFGKHADTAELVAFSDVNPGRVEFYQNLIQELGAPGPIASFDPADLTAFIQANNIDRVVVTTPDFTHADYIVEALRAGADVVVEKPLTIDAEGCRRITKAVQETGRNVVVTFNYRYSPRNSALKEIIQSGVIGKVTSIDFSWVLDTVHGADYFRRWHREKKNSGGLLIHKASHHFDLVNWWIDDVPERVFASGGLKFYGDKNAAERGLGPRPERGTPDAGAPAGDKDPFALDLREDERLKALFLDNEHYDGYRRDQDVFTGGITIEDNLALVVEYQGGPRLSYSLNAHSPWEGYRVAVNGTEGRAELEVVERAAVLHSTDKKTVVDPSATPVEEEDAVRRNGERLVVQRHWEAAYEVPIINGEGGHGGGDELLLSDLFNGPGEDPLGRPSGYLDGLRSVSVGIAGNQSLETSLPIRVADLDLGVDLRRAK; from the coding sequence ATGGTCAACACAGCCGAGACGACGTCGGCCGCAACTGCTCCCCACACGGCTGCGGGCAGCGCCACCCACGACGGCCGCAAGGCGCGCCTTGCCCTGGTCGGCACCGGTGGGCGTTCCGAAATGTACATCCGCGCCGTGTTCGGCAAGCACGCCGACACCGCGGAACTGGTCGCGTTCTCGGACGTGAACCCCGGGCGCGTGGAGTTCTACCAGAACCTCATCCAGGAACTCGGCGCCCCCGGCCCCATTGCCTCGTTTGATCCCGCGGACCTGACAGCCTTCATCCAGGCCAACAACATCGACCGCGTCGTGGTGACCACCCCCGACTTCACCCACGCCGACTACATCGTCGAAGCGCTCCGGGCCGGTGCCGACGTCGTGGTGGAGAAGCCCCTCACCATCGATGCCGAAGGCTGCCGCCGTATCACCAAGGCGGTCCAGGAGACCGGCCGGAACGTCGTGGTGACGTTCAACTACCGCTACTCGCCCCGCAACAGCGCCCTCAAGGAAATCATCCAGAGCGGCGTCATCGGCAAGGTCACCTCGATCGACTTCAGCTGGGTGCTGGATACCGTGCACGGCGCGGACTACTTCCGCCGCTGGCACCGCGAAAAGAAGAACTCCGGCGGCCTGCTCATCCACAAAGCCTCCCACCACTTCGACCTCGTCAACTGGTGGATCGACGACGTCCCGGAGCGCGTCTTCGCCTCCGGCGGCCTGAAATTCTATGGCGACAAGAACGCAGCCGAACGCGGGCTGGGTCCGCGCCCCGAGCGCGGAACGCCCGACGCCGGTGCCCCCGCCGGCGACAAGGACCCGTTCGCGCTTGACCTGAGGGAGGACGAACGGCTCAAGGCGCTCTTCCTGGACAACGAGCACTACGACGGCTACCGCCGCGACCAGGACGTCTTCACGGGCGGCATCACCATCGAGGACAACCTGGCGCTGGTGGTTGAGTACCAGGGCGGCCCCCGCCTGAGCTACTCGCTGAACGCGCACAGCCCCTGGGAAGGCTACCGGGTGGCCGTCAACGGCACCGAGGGCCGCGCTGAGCTCGAAGTGGTGGAACGCGCCGCCGTCCTTCACAGCACGGACAAGAAGACGGTGGTGGACCCCAGCGCTACCCCGGTGGAGGAAGAGGACGCCGTCCGCCGCAACGGCGAACGGCTGGTGGTCCAACGCCACTGGGAAGCCGCGTACGAGGTGCCGATCATCAACGGCGAAGGCGGCCACGGCGGGGGCGACGAGCTCCTGCTCTCGGACCTCTTCAACGGCCCGGGTGAGGACCCGCTGGGCCGTCCCTCCGGCTACCTCGACGGGCTGCGCTCGGTATCCGTTGGGATTGCCGGCAACCAGTCGCTCGAAACCTCGCTGCCCATCCGCGTGGCGGACCTGGACCTCGGCGTCGACCTCCGCCGCGCCAAGTAA
- a CDS encoding NAD(P)-dependent oxidoreductase: MSRIFVTGGSGRLGRSVVAGLAQAGHEVVSVDRDAVPADQLPPGVVQETADLLAPGEALRLLRDARPDAVIHLAAIAVPFSAPEDVIFATNTRLAFAVISAATELGIGKIVTASSPTVLGYGSPTGWLPPSFPLDERTPPKPWNAYALSKLIAEQTVQMFAAAQGEGIRYAAFRPCFVISPEEWEGAPTQQGHTLAERLADPALSAPALFNYVDARDVADFLDLLLQKMTDIPNGETFFVGAADALATVPLAELMPRFLPGSEAISAGLTGTSPAFSIAKAQELLGWQPKRSWRTELTSRHTLNDEASALVTAGGGSKETP; this comes from the coding sequence ATGAGCAGGATATTCGTTACCGGCGGTTCCGGCCGCCTGGGCCGCAGCGTCGTGGCCGGACTGGCCCAGGCGGGCCACGAGGTGGTGTCCGTGGACCGCGACGCCGTGCCCGCTGACCAGCTGCCGCCCGGCGTCGTGCAGGAAACCGCCGATCTCCTGGCCCCGGGGGAGGCGCTGCGCCTCCTCCGGGACGCAAGGCCCGACGCCGTCATCCACCTGGCGGCCATCGCCGTTCCGTTCAGCGCACCCGAGGACGTCATCTTCGCCACCAACACCCGGCTCGCCTTCGCCGTGATCAGCGCCGCGACGGAACTGGGAATCGGCAAGATTGTCACGGCCAGCAGTCCCACGGTCCTGGGCTACGGCTCGCCCACGGGGTGGCTGCCGCCGTCGTTCCCGCTCGATGAGCGCACCCCGCCCAAGCCGTGGAACGCCTACGCGCTGTCCAAGCTCATCGCCGAGCAGACGGTGCAGATGTTCGCCGCGGCGCAGGGGGAGGGGATCCGGTACGCCGCGTTCCGTCCGTGCTTTGTCATCTCGCCCGAGGAATGGGAAGGCGCTCCCACGCAGCAGGGCCACACCCTCGCTGAACGCCTGGCCGACCCCGCCCTGTCCGCACCGGCCCTGTTCAACTACGTTGATGCCCGGGACGTGGCGGACTTCCTTGACCTGCTGCTGCAGAAAATGACGGACATTCCCAACGGGGAAACCTTTTTTGTGGGCGCGGCCGACGCCTTGGCAACCGTGCCGCTGGCGGAGCTCATGCCCCGGTTCCTGCCGGGCAGTGAAGCCATCAGTGCGGGCCTGACCGGGACCAGCCCCGCCTTCTCCATTGCCAAAGCACAGGAGCTCCTGGGCTGGCAGCCCAAGCGCAGCTGGCGCACCGAACTCACGTCCCGCCACACCCTCAACGACGAGGCTTCCGCATTGGTCACTGCCGGCGGCGGAAGCAAGGAGACACCATGA
- a CDS encoding 5-dehydro-4-deoxyglucarate dehydratase, producing the protein MKFDGVLFFPVTPFTAEGAVDVELLKEHIGSRLPFGPGGVFPACGTGEFHALSIDEVRTVVSAAVEVVAGRVPVVAGAGGPLGHALAAARVAEEAGADALLVLPPYLVTGPTDGLVAYIEAVANASSLPVIVYHRGNAKFTAASMAKLAANPKVIGFKDGLGDVGLAQEIVTAVKATGREDFAFFNGLLTAELTQGAYRGLGIPLYSSAAFAMAPEIAKAYYDAYVSGDEDRRNALLEGFYAPLVRLRDQTPGFGVSLIKAGLRLGGLPVGPVRPPLVDPTEEQLVELKAILARGYELAGR; encoded by the coding sequence ATGAAATTCGACGGCGTACTGTTCTTTCCCGTCACCCCGTTCACGGCCGAAGGAGCCGTTGACGTGGAACTGCTCAAGGAACACATCGGTTCCCGCCTCCCGTTTGGCCCCGGCGGCGTCTTCCCTGCCTGCGGCACGGGTGAATTCCATGCCCTGAGCATCGATGAGGTCCGCACCGTGGTGTCGGCCGCCGTCGAGGTCGTTGCCGGGAGGGTTCCCGTGGTGGCCGGGGCGGGTGGACCGCTGGGGCACGCCCTCGCCGCCGCCCGGGTTGCCGAGGAAGCCGGCGCCGACGCCCTCCTGGTGTTGCCGCCCTACCTGGTGACCGGACCCACCGACGGCCTGGTGGCCTACATCGAGGCCGTCGCCAATGCCAGCAGCCTGCCGGTCATCGTCTACCACCGTGGCAACGCAAAGTTCACCGCTGCGTCCATGGCGAAGCTGGCCGCCAATCCCAAGGTCATCGGCTTCAAGGACGGCCTGGGCGACGTGGGGCTGGCCCAGGAAATCGTCACCGCGGTCAAGGCCACCGGCCGGGAGGACTTCGCTTTCTTCAACGGCCTCCTCACCGCCGAACTGACCCAGGGTGCCTACCGCGGCCTGGGGATCCCGCTGTATTCGTCGGCCGCGTTCGCCATGGCACCGGAGATCGCCAAGGCCTACTACGACGCCTACGTTTCCGGGGACGAGGACCGCCGCAATGCCCTGCTGGAGGGCTTCTACGCCCCACTGGTCCGCCTGCGCGACCAGACCCCGGGGTTCGGCGTTTCCCTGATCAAGGCCGGCTTGCGCCTTGGCGGCCTGCCGGTTGGCCCGGTGCGCCCGCCGCTGGTGGATCCCACCGAGGAACAGCTGGTGGAGCTCAAGGCCATCCTCGCCAGGGGCTACGAGCTGGCCGGCCGCTGA